The Psychrobacillus sp. FSL K6-2836 nucleotide sequence TGCTCCATACCTTCATATGGAAATACGTCGGATTTCAATTCTATATTTAGGTGGTGCTCTGTATCCTTAAATACATATAACACTTCTCTTAGCGTCGGGATTGTTTCCTGTTTAAACTGGGGGGAGTACCAAGAACCAAAGTCAAATTCCTTCAATTCAGCTAAAGTCAAATCTTTAATAAAACCTACTCCATTGGATGTGCGATTAATCGTCTCATCATGAATAACAACCAATTCATGATCTTTCGTCATATGAACATCGAATTCCACACCGTGCACAGGTAATTTTGCGGTTGCTCTAAAGGCTGCGATTGTATTTTCTGGATGCGTACCTGAAGAACCTCTATGGGCATAAATTTTCATAAAGCCTACCTCCTTGTACCCTTATTAAAACTATTATACCTCTTTATTTCTTGCATTAGAAAGCAAATTTAGATGCTTTTTAATCTTCTGCAAATATATCTTGTAAAAATTTTTCTCTATTTTGTAAAAAGTATTTCGTTATCTGAAAATGGTCAGTCTCCTCATAATCTATCGCTTTAATTTCCCCTTGGTCAAAGCTAAGTATGTCAGCATAAGGGTAGCCTAATAGAATTGGAGAGTGTGTGGCGATTATAAATTGACTAT carries:
- a CDS encoding glycerophosphodiester phosphodiesterase, which translates into the protein MKIYAHRGSSGTHPENTIAAFRATAKLPVHGVEFDVHMTKDHELVVIHDETINRTSNGVGFIKDLTLAELKEFDFGSWYSPQFKQETIPTLREVLYVFKDTEHHLNIELKSDVFPYEGMEQAIIQMLNDYRLEARVVISSFNHEMIRNFKQLAPPIETAILFMEVMIEPHKYAEKVGADALHAFFPTVLRQMGEEAIASGKKVRVFTVNEPKYADTLKQIGVDAIFTDYPEKMWKYLQS